The segment TATTTTAAAATAATGTGTTCACCAAGCTAGGCATTATGAACTCTAACATAATAATTTCCAGATAAACACATAATTTCATTATCAAGCTGCATTTCAAATAATACATCATATAATTGTTTTATGTCAACATTACATCTTTTTTTATATCATCAATATGGATTGGTGAATCACAAATTAATCTATATAGCATGCTATGTATATCACCTTTGTTTTTATCATTATTATATTCATTACTACAAATTTTATTATATTGTTTTTTATTATATAATTCTAATCCAATTAAATCAAGAACATCAGAAATTTCTGTAAATACATAAGCTCCATCTCTAATTAATTTATTAGTACCTTTGCTTTGTTCTGAAAATATTGTCCCTGGAACAACAATTATATTCTTCCCCTGTTCAAGGGCATAATTTGCAGTAATAAGAGTTCCACTTTTTTCTCCGGCTTCTACAACTATTAACAATGCTGCTAATGCGCTAATAATTCTGTTTCTAATAGGAAAATTATAACTATAAGGTTTAGTTCCTGGCAAAAATTCAGACATAATACATCCATTTTCTATAATTGAATAATAAAGTTTTTCGTTTTCTTTTGGATAAATAACATCTATACCAGAGCCCAAAATTCCACAAGTATATTCATTATTTTTTAACGTAGTAAGGTGAGCGATACTATCTATGCCTCTTGCCATACCGCTTATTATATTTACATGGTACTTAGAAAGTTCTTTAACTATATATTTTGTAGCTTGCTCTCCGTAAAAACTATTATTTCTAGCACCTACAATTGAAACACATATATTATCATTAAGTCTTTCAATTTTACCTTTATAAAATAACATAATTGGTACATCAGAGTAGTTTTCTAAACTTTTAGGGTAATTCTTTTCCCCATATACAACAGTATTAATATTTGATTTATTTATTTTCTCTATAATCTCATATAACTTATCTTTTTCCCAAGCAGAAATAAATTTCTTTCTGGCATTTTCATTCATAGGTAATTCCCTACTCATACAATAATACCATATTTCTTCAGATTTTTTAAACTTTTTAAACAATTCTAGCTTTATTCTATTAGATACGTTTACCCTTTGAAGCCATAAATCATATATACTCAATGCATTCACCCTTTAAACTTATTTTTTTATTGCTTAAATAACAAATTTAATTAAACTATATTATTATTTACAAATCTTCTATACTGTATTGCCTCTATAACATCACTGTCTCCTATTTTTTCCTTCCCATTTAAGTCCGCAATGGTTCTAGCAACTTTAAGGATTCTTGTATAGGCTCTAGCACTTAATTGAAATTTCGAATAAACTTGTTTTAGTAACAAACTAGCCTTTAAATCTATTTTGCAATACTTATCAATATCTTCAGAATTCATCTGAGCATTACAAAATATTTTTTTCTCAGCATACCGTTTTCTTTGTATTATTCTCGCTTTTTCAACTCTTTCTCTTATATTAATTGATTTCTCACTTTTTCGCTTATTACAAATCTCATTGTAATCTAGTGGTCTTACAAAAGTAAAAATATCAACTCTATCAAGCAAAGGACCAGAAAATTTGTTCAAGTATTTATCTCTTTCATAATTTGAACACTTACATTCCCGAATTCCCGTTGCATAGTAACCACAGGGACATGGATTTAACGCTGCGACTAGCATAAAGTTAGATGGATATTTAACACTTCCATTGAATCTCGAAATTACTATTTCTTTATCCTCTATAGGTTGTCTTAACGTATTTATAATATTTTTATTAAATTCAAGTATTTCATCAAGAAAAAGCACTCCGTTATGGGCAAGTGAAATTTCGCCTGGTAAAATTTTGCTTCCTCCACCTATTATTGCTACTTTTGAAGCAGTACTATGAGGGTTTCTAAAAGGTCTTTTTTTATTATTCCTTGATTTTTTTCTAATTTTCCCGAAACACTATATATCTTAGTTACCTCTAAAGATTCTTGATAGCTCATAATCGGTAAAATACTAGGTATTCTCTTTGCCAGCATT is part of the Haloimpatiens sp. FM7315 genome and harbors:
- the dprA gene encoding DNA-processing protein DprA, with amino-acid sequence MSIYDLWLQRVNVSNRIKLELFKKFKKSEEIWYYCMSRELPMNENARKKFISAWEKDKLYEIIEKINKSNINTVVYGEKNYPKSLENYSDVPIMLFYKGKIERLNDNICVSIVGARNNSFYGEQATKYIVKELSKYHVNIISGMARGIDSIAHLTTLKNNEYTCGILGSGIDVIYPKENEKLYYSIIENGCIMSEFLPGTKPYSYNFPIRNRIISALAALLIVVEAGEKSGTLITANYALEQGKNIIVVPGTIFSEQSKGTNKLIRDGAYVFTEISDVLDLIGLELYNKKQYNKICSNEYNNDKNKGDIHSMLYRLICDSPIHIDDIKKDVMLT